In Marivirga salinae, a single window of DNA contains:
- a CDS encoding deoxyguanosinetriphosphate triphosphohydrolase has translation MNWLKLLNPNRLGQSTNTNQSSARSFFEQDYDRIIFSHPFRRLQDKTQVVPLPEEDFVHTRLTHSLEVSSVGRSLGKKVGESIVDKYQELKESGFSSFDFGAIVAAASLAHDIGNPPFGHSGEDAISAFFKNTPLGKWIQSQVSVEEWEDLINFEGNAQGFRLFNRPDNQGIKLTYSTLAAFSKYPRTAHLFEKDSSRKSQKKYGFFQAEKQYFEELANELGLIRLSNEMSWVRHPLTFLVEAADDICYHVIDLEDGCRLGWVPYEQARDLLANVLGDSYLPEKLEKTKGKNEKIAYLRALCINKLINECAEVFMENEDDILSGKFDSALMSKVPSKRVLSNIIEVSIQKIYRSHLVLETEVVGHRVLEGLLEEFLGAAIAQKGIEESSKKDLTVFRLLPETYQELITDTASLYEISLLCIDYISGMTDRYAINLYRKLKGISLPGMK, from the coding sequence ATGAACTGGCTAAAATTACTGAACCCCAATCGACTAGGTCAAAGCACCAATACCAACCAATCTTCTGCACGCTCATTTTTTGAGCAGGATTATGACCGAATAATTTTTTCTCATCCATTCCGTAGGCTGCAAGATAAAACTCAGGTAGTTCCTTTACCCGAGGAAGATTTTGTGCATACAAGGCTTACCCACAGCTTGGAAGTCAGTAGTGTCGGAAGATCTTTGGGTAAAAAAGTAGGAGAATCCATAGTGGATAAATACCAGGAATTAAAAGAATCAGGCTTTTCATCTTTTGATTTTGGGGCAATTGTAGCAGCCGCTTCCTTAGCGCATGATATAGGAAACCCACCATTTGGTCATTCAGGTGAAGATGCCATTTCAGCATTTTTCAAAAACACGCCATTAGGCAAATGGATTCAATCTCAAGTTTCTGTAGAAGAATGGGAAGATTTAATAAATTTTGAAGGAAATGCTCAGGGCTTTCGCTTATTCAACAGACCCGATAATCAAGGTATAAAATTAACCTATAGCACTTTAGCGGCATTTAGTAAATATCCTCGAACCGCTCATCTTTTTGAAAAAGACAGCAGCAGAAAAAGCCAAAAAAAATATGGCTTCTTTCAAGCGGAAAAACAATATTTTGAAGAATTAGCTAATGAATTAGGCTTAATTCGTTTGTCTAATGAAATGAGCTGGGTTCGCCACCCGCTTACTTTTTTGGTGGAAGCTGCAGATGATATTTGTTATCATGTAATTGATTTGGAAGATGGTTGCCGATTAGGCTGGGTTCCTTATGAGCAAGCCCGTGATTTGCTGGCTAATGTATTGGGGGATTCATATCTGCCCGAAAAGCTAGAAAAAACGAAAGGCAAAAATGAAAAAATAGCCTATTTACGCGCATTATGTATCAATAAACTCATTAATGAATGTGCGGAAGTATTCATGGAAAATGAAGATGATATTTTGAGTGGAAAATTTGATTCCGCACTAATGAGCAAGGTTCCTTCAAAAAGGGTTTTGAGTAATATCATAGAAGTTTCCATTCAGAAAATCTATCGGTCTCATTTGGTATTGGAAACGGAAGTGGTAGGCCACAGAGTTTTAGAAGGCTTATTAGAAGAATTTCTCGGAGCAGCTATAGCCCAAAAAGGCATAGAGGAATCCAGCAAAAAAGATTTAACGGTTTTTAGATTATTGCCGGAGACCTATCAAGAATTGATTACTGATACAGCAAGCCTTTATGAAATCAGCTTGTTATGCATTGATTATATCAGCGGAATGACCGATCGATATGCCATTAATCTTTATAGAAAGCTAAAGGGCATTAGTTTGCCAGGAATGAAATAA
- a CDS encoding CPBP family intramembrane glutamic endopeptidase has protein sequence MSILKALLYTILLFVIGVILSIGFQSVISILDLNPEHLIHYNSVARILMKILQYSIILFLVFKLWFTPSDLLIKLKKINWETLLLILIISIGFEIFTKIFLDIKLLINTYEPETINRSDYRFKYLWTYDLIRAVIFAPILEELFFRKILFTRLLKKHSFGVSAIVSSVLFALIHIPNWLNLFPIFLFGIISCWIYVKTKNILYPILFHFAGNLIVSLSSFYSQQISSFFQELNYNWVYGLILIFGVGITLFGLRKLKKAPID, from the coding sequence ATGAGTATTCTTAAGGCTCTATTATATACTATTCTGCTTTTTGTTATAGGGGTAATTTTATCAATTGGTTTTCAATCTGTAATCTCAATTTTAGATTTAAATCCAGAACATTTAATTCATTATAATTCTGTTGCCAGAATATTGATGAAAATATTACAATATTCTATTATTCTTTTTTTAGTCTTTAAACTGTGGTTTACGCCAAGCGATCTTTTAATAAAACTAAAGAAGATTAATTGGGAAACGCTACTCTTGATACTTATAATAAGTATCGGTTTTGAAATTTTCACTAAGATATTTTTAGATATAAAATTACTTATTAACACGTATGAACCTGAAACTATTAATCGTTCGGATTATAGATTTAAATATTTATGGACTTATGACTTAATACGTGCTGTAATTTTTGCGCCCATTTTAGAAGAATTATTTTTTAGGAAAATCTTATTCACAAGATTGTTAAAAAAACATTCATTTGGAGTGTCTGCAATTGTTTCTAGCGTACTTTTTGCCTTAATTCATATCCCGAATTGGCTAAACTTATTCCCAATATTTTTATTTGGTATTATTTCTTGCTGGATATATGTAAAAACAAAAAACATCCTATATCCAATTCTATTCCATTTTGCAGGAAATCTGATTGTTTCACTATCATCGTTTTACAGTCAACAAATATCCAGCTTCTTTCAGGAATTAAATTATAATTGGGTTTATGGGTTAATACTTATATTCGGAGTTGGAATAACTCTATTTGGATTAAGAAAACTAAAAAAAGCTCCCATAGATTAA